The following proteins are co-located in the Silene latifolia isolate original U9 population chromosome 1, ASM4854445v1, whole genome shotgun sequence genome:
- the LOC141587148 gene encoding uncharacterized protein LOC141587148: MKSQGRKVWLLTVYRGNIIKKTVIFLKSSESYCVIGRCNELVLIKRNVRRSSGDYQTQMMLCNPSIRKSLLIPRYPIGGFMYVLGFAPHSKDYKIVAISAGRNLDEEPTKASIAVYTLSDQQWSIRNNVVDISCWDIVKHGFSYIAPVVFYFEGAAHWFGKARLVSLNFDSEKFTFMKIPKALNKRERNRYLFLLGDSLAIFSISKERPEIWVMEKGQGNGGVWTKWFSGRSDTDAFYLFNYEWAWSPSKFKYNLL; encoded by the coding sequence ATGAAAAGCCAAGGAAGAAAAGTATGGTTGTTGACAGTTTACCGAGGCAACATTATTAAGAAAACTGTTATCTTTCTGAAGAGCTCCGAATCGTACTGTGTAATAGGAAGATGTAATGAGTTGGTTTTAATAAAACGCAATGTTCGTCGTAGCTCTGGTGATTATCAAACGCAAATGATGTTATGTAACCCTTCTATTAGAAAATCGTTGTTAATTCCCCGTTACCCAATTGGCGGTTTTATGTATGTATTAGGATTTGCCCCTCACAGTAAAGACTATAAAATTGTCGCAATATCAGCCGGACGAAACCTGGACGAAGAGCCTACAAAGGCGAGTATTGCAGTATATACACTCAGTGACCAACAATGGAGTATTAGAAATAATGTCGTGGATATTAGTTGTTGGGACATCGTCAAGCACGGGTTTTCTTATATTGCGCCAGTTGTGTTTTACTTTGAAGGCGCTGCACATTGGTTTGGAAAAGCTCGTCTTGTTTCTCTTAACTTTGATTCGGAAAAATTCACCTTTATGAAAATCCCGAAGGCTTTGAATAAACGAGAAAGGAATAGGTATTTGTTTCTTCTTGGGGATTCGTTAGCGATTTTCAGCATTTCTAAAGAAAGACCAGAAATATGGGTGATGGAGAAGGGGCAGGGAAACGGCGGGGTATGGACTAAATGGTTTTCAGGACGTTCGGATACTGATGCTTTTTATTTATTCAACTACGAGTGGGCGTGGTCACCTTCAAAGTTCAAATATAATCTATTATGA